Proteins found in one Primulina eburnea isolate SZY01 chromosome 16, ASM2296580v1, whole genome shotgun sequence genomic segment:
- the LOC140816021 gene encoding uncharacterized protein — MTEKVKLIQSRMRAAQDRQAKYANIMRRPLIFEKGDRVFLKISPFCGIIRFGKKGKLSPRFIGPYEILERVGDLAYRLALPPALSGVHDVFHVSMLRKYHPDPSHVLPPDEVELDKTLSYIERPIQILGRKDKQLRNKLIPLIKVQWNRHGVEEATWELEDKMRQKYPELFK, encoded by the coding sequence atgacagagaaggtgaaattgattcaaaGTCGTATGAGAGCTGCTCAGGATAGGCAGGCTAAGTATGCGAACATCATGAGACGGCCGTTGATTTttgagaaaggtgacagagtttttctgaaaatatctCCTTTCTGTGGTATAATTAGATTTGGAAAGAAGGGTAAATTATCACCGAGATTCATAGGTCCGTATGAAATTTTGGAACGTGTTGGTGATTTGGCTTATAGATTAGCTCTTCCTCCTGCATTATCAGGtgttcatgatgtttttcatgtgtcaatgttgaggaaatatcatCCAGATCCATCTCATGTGCTtccacctgatgaggttgagtTAGACAAGACTTTGAGCTATATTGAAAGACCGATTCAGATTCTAGGCAGAAAAGATAAGCAACTCAGAAATAAATTGATACCGTTGATTAAAGTACAGTGGAACAGACATGGTGTCGAGGAGGCAACTTGGGAATTAGAAGATAAGATGAGACAAAAATATCCAGAGTTATTCAAATGA
- the LOC140816020 gene encoding uncharacterized protein: MATRGRGRGRHRQNVPVAQDQGSATHTQMDITPTPMEILLVRFQSLQPPMLKGTENALECENWLENMDQLFESLEYPDDRRIKLVVHQLLDVAKSWWIMTKKALEGRCTIVTWDTFKSEFYQRFFPTSYRKDRGAEFANLKQGNLNIEDYVAKFSNLLSFAPHVASDEEAKADHFINGLNPDIYTLVNTGRPNTFAEALDRAKGAETGIIRQRGPQYLQRPQQPQFRQQFRQGNTGSNSGNIREQFRARGKQFKRHGSNFSSSSGSRQSGSNQSTGYSGPTCGQCGGRHYTDQCRGVSGACHLCNQVGHYARVCPNRGSDTSQSRGSSRQTPHQNRQTPIVHSYQQSNRSDQNKQSGSHRVGQPPRQHARVFALTEDEAHNALDNVIAGKVMRSAEMISSCEFRYEDNVIELDCIVLEMFDFDCILGIDMLTRYKATVDFFQKIVKFRPDMTDHWTFYGKGSRAKIPLHAEHLRAVLQILRAEKLYAKLSKCEFWLDRVVFLGHVISSAGISVDPSKVEAVINWARPTSVPEIARPITQLTQKNAPFIWSQACEASFVELKKRLTSAPVLTIPSGAGGFTVHTDASHQGLGCVLMQHGRVVAYASRQLKLHESRYLVHDLELAAVTEPELFVKIKEAQRLDQSIQKSVELVRSGHRSEFQVNNDGILFVNDRIVVPNISELRMHILRDAHCSKFSVHPGSKKMYNDLKKQFWWKRMKSDIAEFVSRFLNCQQVKAERKRPGGLLHSLKEM, encoded by the exons ATGGCTACTCGTGGTAGAGGTCGTGGTAGACATAGACAGAATGTACCAGTAGCACAAGATCAGGGCAGTGCTACTCATACTCAGATGGATATAACtccgactccgatggagatactGTTAGTCAGATTTCAGTCTTTGCAACCACCAATGTTGAAGGGTACAGAGAATGCATTAGAGTGTGAGAACTGGTTGGAGAATATGGATCAATTATTTGAATCTCTTGAGTATCCAGATGATCGTAGAATCAAGTTAGTTGTTCATCAGTTATTGGATGTTGCTAAGAGTTGGTGGATCATGACAAAGAAAGCTTTAGAAGGTCGATGTACGATTGTTACCTGGGATACttttaaatctgaattttatcagcgtttctttcctacCTCTTATAGGAAAGAtaggggagccgagtttgcaaatttaAAGCAGGGAAATCTAAATATTGAGGACTATGTTGCTAAGTTCTCGAATTTACTGAgctttgctcctcatgtagcatCCGATGAAGAAGCTAAGGCCGACCACTTTATAAATGGTCTTAACCCTGATATATATACCTTGGTTAATACTGGAAGGCCTAACACTTTTGCCGAGGCTCTTGATAGAGCAAAGGGAGCTGAAACCGGAATCATTAGACAGAGAGGTCCTCAGTATTTACAACGACCCCAACAGCCACAGTTTCGACAACAGTTCAGACAGGGTAATACTGGCAGTAACAGTGGCAACATAAGAGAGCAGTTTCGGGCTAGAGGCAAGCAATTTAAGAGGCATGGCAGTAATTTttcgagttctagtggatcgAGACAGTCTGGTTCAAATCAGAGCACTGGTTATTCAGGTCCAACTTGCGGTCAGTGTGGTGGTAGACATTATACCGATCAGTGTAGAGGAGTCTCGGGAGCTTGCCACTTGTGTAACCAGGTGGGACActatgctcgagtgtgtcctaaCCGTGGCAGTGATACATCTCAGAGTAGGGGATCATCGAGACAGACACCTCACCAGAATCGTCAGACTCCTATAGTTCATTCCTATCAGCAGTCAAACCGATCAGATCAGAACAAACAGAGTGGTAGCCACAGGGTAGGACAACCACCTAGACAGCACGCTCGAGTTTTTGCACTCACTGAGGATGAGGCACATAATGCTCTAGataatgtcattgcag GCAAAGTGATGAGGTCAGCTGAAATGATAAGTAGTTGTGAATTTCGTTATGAGGATAATGTCATTGAGCTCGATTGTATTGTGTTGGAGATGTTTGATTTTGACTGCATACTTGGTATTGACATGTTGACAAGATACAAGGCAACTGTAGATTTTTTTCAGAAGATTGTTAAGTTTAGGCCTGATATGACAGATCACTGGAcattctatggtaagggttctcgagctaagATTCCTTTG CATGCCGAGCATTTGAGAGCTGTTTTGCAAATTTTGAGAGCTGaaaagttgtatgctaaattatccaaatgcgagttttggttggatagaGTGGTTTTCCTTGGACATGTGATTTCAAGtgctggtatatcagttgatccgagtaaagttgaggcagtcATCAATTGGGCTAGGCCGACATCAGTTCCTGAG ATTGCGAGGCCAATTACCCagctgacacaaaagaatgcaccatttattTGGTCTCAAGCATGTGAGGCTAGTTTTGTTGAACTTAAGAAGAgattgactagtgctccagttctGACTATCCCATCAGGTGCAGGAGGATTTACAGTGCACACTGATGCTTCACATCAAGGACTGGGTTGTGTATTAATGCAGCATGGCCGTGTGGTTGCCTATGCTTCACGACAGTTGAAGCTACATGAGTCGAGATACCTAGTGCATGACTTGGAATTAGCAGCAGTG ACTGAGCCCGAGTTGTTTGTAAAAATTAAAGAGGCCCAAAGGTTAGATCAAAGcattcagaaatcagttgaactcgtcagatcaggacatcgatcagaatttCAGGTCAATAATGATGGTATTTTGTTTGTGAATGATCGTATTGTAGTTCCTAATATTTCCGAGTTGAGGATGCATATTTTACGTGATGCTCATTGCAGTAAATTCAGTGTACACCCTGGAAgtaaaaagatgtacaatgatttgaagaaacaattttggtggaaaagaATGAAATCTGACATAGCAGAATTTGTATCTCGTTTTTTGAATTGTCAACAAGTGAAAGCAGAACGAAAGCGACCAGGAGGTCTTTTGCATAGCCTTAAg GAAATGTAG
- the LOC140817171 gene encoding putative 4-hydroxy-4-methyl-2-oxoglutarate aldolase 2, translating into MALVTTAEVCDANPQLIVNGELRALNPVFQIYGRRQVFSGPVVTLRVFEDNVLVREFLEERGNGRVLVVDGGGSLRCAILGGNPVVQAQNNGWAGIVVNGCIRDVDEINGCDIGVRALASHPVKANKKGIGEKHVPINFAGTRICDGEWLYADTDGILVSKTELSV; encoded by the coding sequence ATGGCCTTGGTAACTACAGCTGAAGTTTGTGATGCAAATCCACAGCTCATTGTGAATGGTGAACTCCGAGCACTTAATCCTGTTTTCCAGATATATGGCAGGCGCCAAGTCTTCTCTGGACCAGTTGTTACTCTGAGAGTGTTTGAAGATAATGTTCTGGTCCGTGAATTTCTCGAGGAAAGGGGAAATGGAAGAGTTCTTGTTGTTGATGGGGGTGGTAGCTTGAGATGTGCAATTTTGGGTGGAAATCCTGTAGTACAGGCACAGAACAATGGATGGGCTGGTATAGTAGTTAATGGCTGTATAAGGGATGTGGATGAAATCAATGGCTGCGACATTGGTGTTCGAGCCCTCGCCTCACATCCTGTTAAGGCTAACAAGAAGGGAATTGGAGAAAAGCACGTTCCCATAAATTTTGCTGGGACTAGAATTTGTGATGGCGAATGGCTTTACGCAGATACTGATGGCATTCTTGTTTCAAAGACAGAGTTGTCCGTCTGA